The nucleotide window CCGCTCGTTCGGAAAACGGTTCGCGTCGAAACCGAAGACATCACTCGCGAGCCACCGTCGTACGTCAAGTTCGTCGGGAAATCGAAAGTGTTGACCGTCACCGGTGAACACGAAATCGTCGAAACCGACGGGGGCACGCGCCTCGAGAACCACTTCGTCGTCGACGGCAAACTGCCCGGCGTCGAGAAGTTCTTCAAGCATAATCTGGACGGCGAACTCGAGAACCTCCGGCGTGCACTCGAGCGAGACCTGCAGACGACACGCTCCGAGGAGCGATGACGATGGCGACCGACGACGACACGTTCCGGCTCGCACTCGCCCAGCTGCACATCGAGGCGACCGATGTCGAGGACAACGTCGAGCGCGCGCTCGAGGCGGTTTCGCGTGCGGCCGACCGTGGTGCGGACCTCGTGGCGCTGCCCGAACTGTTCAACGTGGGCTACTTTGCGTTCGACAGCTACGAGCGCCACGCCGAACCGTTCGTGGGCGAGACGTTTACGCGGCTGCGGGAGGCGGCTGCCGACCACGGCCTCGCCGTCCTCGCGGGAAGCATCGTCGAGGATCTGGCGGCGACCGAAACCG belongs to Natronorubrum aibiense and includes:
- a CDS encoding SRPBCC family protein, with translation MTVRVDRSFELSATPEDVWAFIADPKNRARAISVVQEYTVDDPDGRRVTWHVELPIPLVRKTVRVETEDITREPPSYVKFVGKSKVLTVTGEHEIVETDGGTRLENHFVVDGKLPGVEKFFKHNLDGELENLRRALERDLQTTRSEER